attattttttttaaatatattattattattattattattattattattattattattattattattattatgtataactATGTTTTAATTTCATAATAGAGTTGTTAGTGGTTAAACCCTCTCAATTATAGTTTTAGTTacacttaattttttaagttgaaattttaaCGGTAAAACCTTTCAAACTACTAaacttatagaaaatttaaagtGTCATCTAATTAACTATCACTATAGACTGTTTATGTGTACACTCTTATATACGTGTCACATTTATATTagtacacctaatattattatttcaaaattcattttaaaattaaataaaattataaaaataaaaaatagaatattaaaaaaataaaaaatattataaattttgaaatattcttttataattttttaataataatattatgtataCCAATATACACGTGTTAGGTGTACAAAAATGTACATATAAGCAGTCTATGTTAGTAGTTAACTGTAAAAAATAGATGTCACCTTAAATTTGTTAATAATTAAGCAATTTAGATGATTTTACCactaaaatttaaacttaaaaaattaatacttgAGAGGGTTTAACTGCAAAAAACTCTTAATAATATAACATCGTCATCTCCTAAAAACacgtctttttctttttctcctaACGTATTTTCCTTAATTTACTATTatcttgcaaaaaaaaaaaaaaataacattctattaattaattaaaccaaattaaatcaaataatctctgctttttataattttaagaaaattttattagaataaataagattgggtgattctacaatgcacccctttaAAAGGGATATACTGATACACCCttgacttgtttcggcatccagaaaaattttttagtctaattttttttcatattcatgtacgttatagctatttaagataacctacaaaattttgagaaattctgaataatttacaatataaaaaacaatgttcaaacagtctattttacacgcgtataaaataaaataatcacgcgcgcaacacactgtttgaatgtAGTTTTCAGCGTGTTAAgcttttctaaatttcttaaaattttgcagaatgtcttaaataactataacgtacatgaccatgagaaaaaatttcactaaaaaattatttcgggtgcTAAAACAGACAAGAGtacattaatgtatttattttaaagggTTGCATTATAGAATTTCTCAATAAGATTTTCTCCCCAATTCTTATAGAATTTTGTTGGTTGCAAAATTTTCATCAACTATAAAAATTATtgcaaatacattttttttttcaaattatattttgctcattttaaaaattaatttgctTTATGTAGccatgtgtattttttattgttgtagTAAATTAATCTATTTAACAATTTCAAACTacttcaaaatttaatttattaatattaaacatACAAATATTAATTCTGAGAATACATTATAttcttataaattattattagattGCTAcgtatgtatttatttatttggactaTTAAACTGCACCAAATTAAGAATGTTCGCAGTGCGGGTGGTGggatttttgactattttttcaaaccaacccgcatatactttttttttttaatttcccaaACTGCACCCGCACCGCAACACTGCACTGCAAAAAATGGTGTTGTGCGGTTTatgcggtttgaactatcactaaataataaaactatcactaatacaacaaagtttgaacaatacttgtcaaaaataccataagacttgaaaataaatatgaaaaaaaaaagttttaagtttcaacaagacaataattagtgggcttAGGTTGGGCCTTCACATAttagacctaaataaatataaaaattggtatttttataatatgcggtgcgatacggtttgaaccgcatattaataattcaaaaccgcaaactgcaccgcaccccgcgatttatgaaaaatttaaacCGCGAtcgcaccgcaaagaatttcaaaccatattttttttgcggtgcgggcagtttgagcggtttgatgaacacccctacaccAAATTATAGTAACGTTGAGCATAATAAAACTGATGGTAAATACtatttggaccctgtattttgtaaaagttatcaatcagaccctctgttttgttaaatgataaaatagaccttgtattttctaaaattgtacaaatatgaccctgaactgattttttgtcaaaataaaatttaataataataatttttttttttacgtgaatttaataataatttgatctaaaggtgttatgacaaaactgtttacattttttgtatctgttcgtgttaggaattgtcttcaagttggttatattaaaaaaaaaatttcaaaaattaagctcagggtcttttttttttttaccattttgaaaaatacaaggtccattttgtcatttaacaaaacagagggtccaattagtaacttttacaaaacacaaggtccaaaaatagtatttacccatttttatataaatgataAATAGCGGCGTAAAtacccaaagttttaagtttgtaagtagAGACtcagttttaaatttattaaagtaacatttaaaattaactGATACTACATGTTTCTGTCTAGACCCAATGATTTAGAATCTAAATCTTATGTGTAgcctatttaagaaaataatagagTTTGTACTcacaaaattaaagaataattacagttttataaacattgAGTACTTGTGTTACTATTTAcccttttatatattttagaaaattttaaggTAGTTTtggtaaatattttattgttttggtataaaaaaaatgagtataattctttttcatgattatataagttgtaattatttaagattatttataaatttttaattaaattttaaataatttacaatattaaaaataaaatttatgtgtATAAGAAATAGttgtaaataaaatatgtaaattttgttttttatattataaattatttagagtTTTCAATAAATTCACAAGTGGtcataaataactataatactgatgattataaaaaaaattaaactaaaaaaattatcgtgttaaaataaatagagaAGCTACTGAGACACGCATTTATAAGGTGTACAGTAGATTTATCttacattttatatttattataagataaatattattttagatcctgtattttataaaaattaccaattaaaacttttattttattaaataatataatgaaccatatattttcgaaaaaacaatatttaacctttatataaaaataaaagagagggAACCTCAATTCCTATCAGTTCGCATTGGCACCTGTCTCTCTCGTTCCTATCAGTTGCCGCCGTTAGCCCATCTCCGGTGCTCGTTATCTCTGGCCGCCGGTGTAGCACCGGAAAGGAGACCATTTTCTAGGCAAGGGCAGGCCCAACCCAACCCCCAACGTTGACGACAAATAGCAATTTCGACCTGACGACTGAGTAGTACGAACTTATCTATCCACCTTTCCTCATTCTACGGTAACAAATTCCTTATTCTTCTCTGAATTTATTACTTATCTTcccatttttcttcttctttttgttcAGTTTGTATATCGAAAATCCAATAGTCTTCTCATAATTCTCTTATTAGAATTTAGATCATTGGACACACTAGCTATTGACTAAATCTTCCGATGAATATTAATTACTGTCAATTAAACGTGACCGAGGAGATCAATCAAAAGAAATTGATGAATTTGATGGTGAAGTGTATTGATCCGATTTCAATACTATTTTAGCTTTCTTCCAAACTCtccatttttaaaaatttattgaaTTCAATTATTAGTATTTTGGTTGAATTGCCTTCTTCTTCAATTATtgaagttagggttatggttttTCTTATCTTTCCCTCTAATTAGGAATATGACATtgaaaggaaaagaaagaaggtttttttcttcttcttttcttttacaCTTGTGTCAGCTTTTTGATCCTGCATTAAGTAAAGGGTATTCCGCAAGTACGGATTTTCCTGCTCATACATACTTGTCTTAATTTGTTTTTGTTCAGTTTGTCATCTATGGAGTAGTGGTGAATTGTTGACTTCTGAAATGAAATTTTGCCCAAATACTAGCTATGTCATTTTAGGAGTTTATTGTTTAAGCTTCGTACTATCTTTTTAATGTAGATGGGTGCAAGAATGCTTTTCAGGAGATTTCCCCTAGTGCTAGGCATTTGTTGATTTATTGAGTATACATACACAGAGAGTACCACAATCGAGATATATATAACTTGTGCTATTTTTGTTATGTATGTGGCACTTTCTAATGAATATGCAATGAGTTTCCCCCAGATTAATGATTATAGTTGAAATAATTGATTATAATTTGGTCTCCCTTTGTGTTGTGTTATCATATACATTCAGATTAGAATGTCTATGATGTATGATGTATTGTTTTGTAGATCATTATTCATGAAGAATGATGATTGTCTATTGGATGTGTTTAGTATTACTGTACTAGCTTTTTATATTTTGGACTGtgaatagattttttttaggaCTGCTTGGACTTTTATCTATTTACACTTTGGACTGTTGTGTTTTCTAATTTGAATGCCTGGAATTTTTTGTATTAGAGGTTATAACTATGGATTTGGATTTTATTATGGTGGTCAGGTGGTGAATTCTTACTGACTttgaaacttaaaaaaataattaacgtTTGGTGGGTAATCTGCCTAAACCGAGCAAACTGTTGGTCTGTTAAggtttttcacaattttttttttattttggtggattgcatttaaatttttggtaCTCGTTTTTTAcattgggttagaaaatatgtTGTATAAACTGATCGATGTATAGCCCTAAATATATGCCCATATAATTCTCACATCAAGCAAATATATGCCCATATATTTttcacatatttataaaaaaatgattCACTTACATtcatagagaaaaaaaattacttatacATAAAAGTAAAGTGAGTAGCTAATGATCATCTTATTTGATTCGTTTTGTGTAGTGACGACTACAAGTGAGTTATGGTGATAATAGTAGTTTTGAATGTTGTGGCAATTACAAGCGAAATACAAATCATATAATGAGTTTCTATAGATTTATCaaatatctttttctttttgaatctCTATGTcagcctcttttattttttgttttttaattgtatttttattaatattttgagtaaaatatttaaataatcgCTTACAAAACGCAGTTTGTTTCTTAGTTTATAATAATTACAATGTTTACTATCGTAACTAAAAATATGTGAAAAACACAAAAGAAGTGCATCATAAAACTTATTTTTACTGATATAATATAGAATTTTACAGAAAGGTATTtaccattattaatttttcttttctgaaAGGAATTATTTACTAGGTACCACTTCTTTACATAAAaattaggatttattttattttattttaatcctTGATGTCTCACGTCTCTCTCCTTATTTTGTTGGCAGACTTGCTTGTTAATTTAAGAATCAGCCTCTAATCATCATccactattcatgttcttactGTTAGTGTTCTAATATTTGGGCAATATGTAGGAGTTCTGAGTTATCTTCCATTTCAGTGTTATTGCCTTTCCCAAGCTTGTTTCTGAATGTTTTATGATAAACCTTCAGTGCCTCTGTTTGTAATTGTGGTTTTTTTCCCTTGCAGAAGAAGCATTTGGAGGGACATTacaataataagaataaaataagcATTTTCTCAATTGTTCCTAAAATTTCCTCTGCAAAAACCTTTCCACCATAGCTCATTTTGAAGGTGAAGGTGATGGGTCCGTCACCCCCCAAACCATCGAGATTCACTCGTCCAAAGGTAGGGGAGTCGCAGTCGAGTCCTAATCTTTACGTGGCCAACTGTGGTCCTGCTGTGGGGCTCTCGTACGACACCATAGCTTCAGTATTCAGAACATTTGGTGAGGTGAAAGCAGTGAATCCAGCTGATGGCAGTGGTGTTCGAGTTATTGTGTCGTATGCTGAAGAGGGTTCTGCCCGAAATGCTTTGGAATCACTCCATGCTCGTCCTTGTCTTCAACTTGGAGGCCGTTTTTTGCATATTCAATATTCCTTTCTTCAAACCCTTTCATTGGTGTGAAACTAGTGCCCAGATATGAATGCTGATTCTGAATATACACACGTTAGAAAgcttatttaatttgtttttcttttcttggttCCTTCCATGGACAGGTCAATGATCCTCTCCCAGTAGCTTTGATGGCTTCAGAGTTGAACATTCCGGGTCTTCACTTGTTGCATGACTTTGTCAGCCTTGAAGAAGAGAGGGTGTCGATGCTGACTCATGCTTTGTTCACTCTCATTGTTATGGCTATCATTCCTTGTGATGTGTTCTTACTTTTGGTTTCTTAGGACTTGATTGCAGCAGTTGATGAAATGCCCTGGAATAATCTTTCCAAAAGAAGGGTTCAACATTATGGATATGAATTTTGCTATGAAGTAAGTTTAGCAGTACTTTTGCTGGACtcttttacatttatatatttaccTATTTAAGCTATCTGAATTTGTGAATTCAAGTAGAACTTATTTGTAATGTTTATGAAATACCATTATTGTGTCAGTCATTGGTCATCATCGTGTTTAGACAATTCTCGTTTTTCCTCAATTTATGTCTGGATCTTATTGTTGAAAGCTTGGTAAATTTAATGATGTTTCACTTAGGTGATAATGAGTTTTGAACTTACATTATGTTCATTGAAAATGCGaagttatttatatgtttgccAACCCAAAATATTCTTGAGATATCTCTTTTAAAATTGAAGGAAAAAGAAACACAATTAATGTTGCAAGTGATCtgttatgtattttttattttatttgtgcatAATATATTGTTTTGTTCCTTGTGCTAGTCTCTTTCACTTATAtgagatattcaaatttatgtATCATTTTTTCAGACTTCTTTGTAGGGTTAATGTTCTCTTCCATTTTTTATTTGTCCGTACAGACAAGGAATATTAATGCAAAAAAGAAGCTCGGTGAACTCCCATCATTTGTTTTTCCTGTGCTAAAGAAACAGTCGATGTTTGCAAAGTATGGTATTCCTGCAGAtgtaattttggatcaactgaCGGTATGAAGTTAGTGAGTTTTGCACGTTATGTTTGTATATTTTGCTGTCTTAAAACGTGAAGTTGACACATGCTCTTATTTGTATGCCGTGTTTTGTTATAACTGAGGATTGAATTCATAATATGCGTATAAGCTCTAAAGAAACTTTGCTATATATCACAGGTGAATGAGTATCCGCCTGGGGTGGGTTTGTCCCCACATATTGACACCCATTCTGCTTTTGAAGGATTAATTTTGAGCCTTTCACTAGCAGGGCCTTGCATTATGGAGTTCAGAAGATATGAAGATGGTGATTGGAATTCTAAAGCTTCACTTGGCTTTGATATGGAAAATAGCAAAACCGATTCAAATTTTGTAAGGAGAGCTATCCATCTTCCTCCTCGGTCTATGCTAATGTTATTTGGTGAGGCACGCTATGCGTGGCATCACTACATACCACACCATAAGGTATGTTTATTGATCAGTGATCATCAACTCACACTTCACCAACATGCAATTGAATAGTAGTCGTCCTCTCTTTCCATAATCATCTATCCATCTCATTTTCCCCTAATCGTATATAACTATATAAGCCTTCATTGCTGTCAATAACCAAAACATGTGAAACTATTCACATACATTGTTTTGATGAGATATTGATGCAGTTTTTGTATGATGTCAATGATAGCAGTAATCTTGTCACTGACATATTTGAAGAAAACATTGAAAGACGCTAACCAATTTCTTGATGTTTACCATGAAATTTCCTAATTTGTGTTTATTAGTCTTAAAATTTATCAATATACTTGAatatgtatgttgtatttgcTTTGCCTTAATCTTGTACATTGATGGAGGGTAGAGAAATTGAAGCTAAATATTTTATGATGGCGTTTAGCTTCAAATTACAGGATCTAAATTGTATCGATAGCTAGGAATTCCAGAGCCTAGTTCTCTCCCATAAAAGGGTACAACCCTACCAATTTCTCCACCCCCTCTACTGACTCACAACATTACCTTTATTGCATAGTAAGGTGTACTGTGTACCACAGCCACTCTAGATACTAACCCCACTAACCAACTTTTACTAGTTACAATTCCCTGCTGCACTAACCACCTCACCCTTGTGTTGCCTACCGTTCCTAGCGTTTACAAAAGTGATTGGAGGTCTATCAGTGTGAACATACTCTTCTGACACACTTGATTTATGCTCAAGTTCATGTACAACACAATAGTACTCTTAATTTTGTTGGAGTATCATAAATCTAGTTTAATTGTTTGTTATTGCATGGTTCTACGTCATATATGTTTGCACAACTAATAttagtcattattttattataatcaaTAAACATCAAAAGATTTGTTTGACAGATTGACATGGTGAATGATGAAGTGATAAGAAGGGGGGCAAGGAGAGTGTCTTTCACGTTTCGTAAGGTGCGTAATTTGTGAGATCACGTGCTTTGTTTTCACGGTAGAACCACCATAAACTCTTGCATGCTTTACTTTGGCCAAATCTGTCGTGAACAAAACTCATACTCCTAAGATATTAATATGAAAACAGAAATTTAAAGTCTTTATTATTCTTCATGGTGATGGCTGTTTTGATACTTTGATAATCTTGTTGTATTCTGTAAGTAGAGGAGTAAAatgtattaatttaattttgcagTCTAAAAATAGAGTGGTTCCAACATTGATTCATGATTGTCTTGTATTAAAGGTAGTTAAATTCATGCACTTTTCAGGTTAGAACAAATCCCTGCAATTGTGACTTTCCCCATCATTGTGATTCTCAGAGAGACAGAACAAGGTAAGTTCCTTGGGTTGGGGCGAGCAACGGAATCAATTTATTCCATTATAGAAGAGGATTCATAAACCAAAGTAAACTTGCCTCTCGGATACTTGAAAATAAGAACCATTTTTTTggctcttttatttatttatttatttttttgagaacaaatgttattattaatgaatAGAATCATTATAACAGCAGATTATCTTCGTCCAGTCGATGAGCAAATTTAGCTAAATTATGTATGGTTGAGAGCATCAGTTTTGGTTTTACCGTAGATGTATTGTTTTTAAtatattgagaaattataaattatctttttttttttatatgatgtATATTAGAATTATACTATGCATTCGATAAATTTATTTACCAACGTGACTTGTGAGAATGAGGATTCTAAGACCATCTTTAAGGGAAGATTTAAAATTTGTGTTAAATTtgacacaaaaaataaatttgtactatattGACCCAATATTCATAATTGTGCTTCAATGTACAAGatgtaaaataaagaaaaaataattaattatattaatggtcatttcatattttattgaaaatatacaaaatttattactctttatttttttattatttaaataatggtaATATAGTAAATAAGGtaaataaagtttagtaaaagtCAATGAATCATAATAATTAGTAGCATTATAGTAAATGAAAAAGTAGCATTTATTGTGGGCTAAATTTGGTACAAGATATAATTTGGCACAATACTATATCTTGTGCCAAATTTGGTACAActtttaacatgtactaaatgtAGTACACTTCTTAAAATATTGGagtataatttttcttaaatatactaaaatataacaatacacCACCTTTTTGCTACTTTATTAGAGATGCTCTATTGCCTTCCTATATAAAGTTTTGTAATTATGTCTCAAATTTCTCTTATGTTTTAGACTACTAAAACAATACAATTAAAACAAACTTAAATTAAGAATAAATCTAAAAAGTCATGTCTCTTGACATGTTTGTTGTCTCTCTGTATTAGAGTGTTTCTCAATTCTTTGTGTGAGATCGTTTGTTTTTGATTGATTTTGTTTGTAATGGCTTCATCCAGTGGAGTGAATAAGGATGTGgaacaaaaatggaaaaatataTGCCTTGATGATGAGGAGGATAACGAGGTTGTTTATGAAGAGGAGGAGGTGgaagaactcaattttgatgaTCGTTGGTGCCTTGTTGGTCAATTATTAACCGGGAAAGTGTCGGActtcatgatattttaaaatattatggcGGATTTATGGAAACTGGGGAAAGGAATGTATGTCAAGATCATTGAACAAAATAGATTCCTCTTCCAGTTTTTTCATGAGATTGATATTCAAAGAGTGCTAACGGGAAGTCCATGGACGTATGACCGAAAGCAGTTAATTCTTGAGCGGCTGAAAAAGGGTGATAACCCGAGGACAGTTGCACTAAACAAGCTTGATATATAGGAGCAAATCCATGATCTCCAACCTGGATTCAAAACAGCAAGGGCAGTACAACAAGCAGGGAACTATATGGGTGTATTTCTTGAATCGGATCCGAAAAATTTTCAAGGTGTATGAATGAATATTTGCAGGTTCGAGTCTGTTTGAATGTTGATGTTCCACTCAAGAGGCGCATGAAATTCAGAAAGAAAGGTGGTGAGTCATTTTATGCTAACTTCAAGTATGAATACCTACCGaccttttgttttatttgtggTATAATGGGCCATTCGGAGCGCTTCTGTCACAAGCTATATGACACTCCGTTGGAGGAAATCGAAAAACCTTATGGCATAGCCATGCGAGCCCCATCGAGAAAGCAAAACTTTCTCACAGCTTCTCCATGGTTGCGTTCCAGTTCTGCCGAACAACCACCAGGAATCGACGACGACAATGGTGCTCCGAGAATCATTACTCCGACACCATCAACACAGGCTGATTTGGTGGGATCTCACCAGCTGCACTATAACACCCACGGTAGTCAAGGCAATATCATATCACCATCCCATGATTCTAGGGAGGTTGGTCAAAGGATTGATAATGCCATTCATGATCCAACTGTTAATGTGATTGAGAATGATGCTATGTACACTTCTGACGTGGACATAGATTTGGTggaattaaaaaggaaaagaatgGAAAGTGATTTATACAACACTGCTGATGTGTCAAAATCTAAGGGAGTGGACCATGATGATGAGCCCAATAATGTTCTTGTTAAAGATAGTATTGGCCTTTCAAAAAATGGGAGTTCGGTGGGCCCTGGTTTCCAGGCCCACCAATCATTATGAATATCATAAGTTGGAATTGCCGTGGACTTGGGAACCCACGGGCCTTACAATTCCTTGTAGACATTTGTGTCAGTAAGAAACCCAAATTCTTATTCCTTTGTGAGACcatgtgtaaaaaaaatattgtggaAAGAGTAAAAATCAAATTGGGCTTTAAAAGTTGTTTCTCTGTTGAAGCCCAAGGAAGAAAGGGAGGCCTTGCACTCTTTTGGAAAACATCAAGTGAAGCCCATCTTTTAGGGTACTCCAACAATCACATTGATATGGAGATTTCTATCATTAGGTATGCAAACTGGAGG
This region of Cannabis sativa cultivar Pink pepper isolate KNU-18-1 chromosome 7, ASM2916894v1, whole genome shotgun sequence genomic DNA includes:
- the LOC115698244 gene encoding alkylated DNA repair protein ALKBH8 homolog; translated protein: MGPSPPKPSRFTRPKVGESQSSPNLYVANCGPAVGLSYDTIASVFRTFGEVKAVNPADGSGVRVIVSYAEEGSARNALESLHARPCLQLGGRFLHIQYSFLQTLSLVNDPLPVALMASELNIPGLHLLHDFVSLEEERDLIAAVDEMPWNNLSKRRVQHYGYEFCYETRNINAKKKLGELPSFVFPVLKKQSMFAKYGIPADVILDQLTVNEYPPGVGLSPHIDTHSAFEGLILSLSLAGPCIMEFRRYEDGDWNSKASLGFDMENSKTDSNFVRRAIHLPPRSMLMLFGEARYAWHHYIPHHKIDMVNDEVIRRGARRVSFTFRKVRTNPCNCDFPHHCDSQRDRTR